Sequence from the Kineosporiaceae bacterium genome:
CTGCTGGTCATGAACACGGTGCTGGTCGGCACCGCCGGCTTCACCTTCGGCCACCGTCTGCTGGGCCTGCGGGTCGAACGGCGCGAGGGCGGACAGCCCGGGCTCACCCGGGCGTTCGCCCGCGCCGTCCTGCTCTGCCTGGTGGTACCCGCCGTGGTGTGGGACAGCGATCAGCGTGGCCTGCACGACAAGGCCGTCGACACGGTCTTGGTGCGCCTCTGACCGGCAGGGTCAGCGGCCCCGCATGGCGCGACGGTCGGGGCGCATCCGGGTCGGGTCGATGCCCTTGGGCATCGGCATCTTGACCCCACCCAGCGCCCGCAGCCGCTTCGAGATCTCGCTGACCTGGGTCTTGGTGAGCTCGGGACGCTTACGGGTGAGCACCCGGCTGATCTTGATCAGCGGGGTCTGGCCCTCGCCGTCCCCGGCATGGATCACGATCACCGGGACGGCGTCGCCCAACACTCGCTTGATGTGCTTGGTCTGCTGGTCGGACAGCTTGTTCACACGCGGCAACGGCCCCTCGGTGACCAGCACCACGCCGGGGCGACCCACCGCACGGAACACCATGTCCTGGGTCCGCGGGTCGACCGCGACCGGCTTCTCCTCCACGCTCCAGCCGCGCCGCAGGTTCTGCAGGGCTGCCGCGGTGGCACCGGGCTGATCGGCGATCTGCGTGAAGGCGGCGCGCTCGGCACGGCGGGCCATCACGATCAGCGCGAGCATGAACCCGAGCGCGCTGAACAGGAGTCCCATGTACAGCGGCGAGGCGATCCAGAGCCCGAGCAGGGCGCCGAGCGCGATGGTGCCGACGAAGGCCAGCAGCATCCACCAGATGACGGCGGGGTCGGCCTTGCGGGTCATCGTGAAGATCGCCCACAACTGGGAGATCCGGCCCTGCTTCTTGGGCTTCGGGCTCGGCTTCGGGCCCGACCTGCCGGGGAATCGCACCATGGGGTTCAGGATAGGCGCTCGGCGCGCCTCGCCACGGCCTGAGCCCACAGCCGCCCCGCACGATACGACGAACGGACCAACGGGCCGGACATCACGCCGGCGAAGCCGAGCTGCTCGGCCTCGCTCTGCAGCTCCACGAACTCCTCGGGGCGTACCCACCGCTCGACGGGGTGGTGCCGGGTCGAG
This genomic interval carries:
- a CDS encoding DUF4191 domain-containing protein, which codes for MVRFPGRSGPKPSPKPKKQGRISQLWAIFTMTRKADPAVIWWMLLAFVGTIALGALLGLWIASPLYMGLLFSALGFMLALIVMARRAERAAFTQIADQPGATAAALQNLRRGWSVEEKPVAVDPRTQDMVFRAVGRPGVVLVTEGPLPRVNKLSDQQTKHIKRVLGDAVPVIVIHAGDGEGQTPLIKISRVLTRKRPELTKTQVSEISKRLRALGGVKMPMPKGIDPTRMRPDRRAMRGR